AGCAAAAGCAACTTCAATTTTTCACATTTCCCGAGCAGCGGCCACTGGTCACCCACTTGGCAAAGAATTTGTGAAATTCCTTCGTAGTCGGGTTGATGTTCCCGAGCTTGTCCTGGTTCCATTCATTCTCGAGGTTGCATTATCACTTGGGGCCTTACCGCAACTTCGAGATATTATAGGCTTGTTGCGGAAATTGGTACAACGTCTTCTTCGATCCAACGAAAGGCTGCGCCACTCCGCTTGGATGAGAGATTTGATGTTGGGGAAACAAATCGATGTCCAGAAGATGTTTGACACCATCATGCAGCAAGGCACTAGTGAAGGAGATAACATTGTTAAAGGTATTTGTATATTAATTCCAATAAAACCTGTATTTGGTACTGAATATCGTACTCTTTCTTTACAGGATTTGAACTACTCGCCTTTGACTTGTTGGAAATCCGAAATGCGGGGGGCTTTGGTCGTCCAACTGTAGCTGGACCGAGCATTGGTAATGCATCAAGCTCATCAGGTATGCTGAGAGTTTGAAAGCAAATTAAAAACCTTTTCAAATATATGCAGATAATTAGGCACTACTTCTGGAACTGTAACGGAGCAGTGTTGGCATATCGGCGCCCATATTCTTTTGCAAATGATCAGAAAATTCCCGGATTCAGCTCCACTCATTGTTAAAAAACTTGCTGAGAGGTACTTTTGCAAATATAGTGTATGTCACGCTTTTACATTTGCCTTTGCTTAATTAGATTACAAGACGTTAGCAATGATTTGCAATATATCACAACGATTTGTATGATGGTCCAGCATAATCCTCTTAGCATGCTGGAATGCAAAGCTTCTTTCACCATGTTGCTATACAGCATGGAATATCGCGGATTAGTTTCTGCCAAACGTCTTTATGCGGGTATCTCGCCTCTGTTTCGTTCGTCAGGTGCCTTACGTGACAGCGCCTTTCTGGTGTTACGCAAGCTACTGCACAGGTAAAGCTTtaccattttaaaaatttacagGCACATTAGTTGTGATCATTCTTCTTCCCCAAGTTGCCTAGAGGAAGTTAGACAGGTTGCAGTAGTGGGTTTTctagaaattttgaaaaactttcGTTTCTACATCCCAACAATGGGTTCATCCCTCAGTCAAACTTCTATAAGTAGTCAGGCAACAGTAGATGTGCATCATAGCCAAACTTCAAATTCAAATAGGTAAACTTATATTATATAACTTTATACTTAAAAAAGACATTCACTTACTTTTGCATCCAAATCAAGAGCGTTTTGTAGTGAACTGTTAAAACTTCTTCAGTGCGCTTTGAGTCAACAAGCATCGGTTCGTTTGACACTATATCAGAATTTGCCCGAGGTTGTTTCTCGCAATCCGGAACTTCTTCCGGAGTGCATTAAGATGTTGCGCtgtcatttaaaattttttattgatacCGAAGCTATAATCCAAGTTGACATGTGCATAACGAAGGATGGTCACAATTCCCACGTGATAGAGCCCTTAGGACACCTTATTCAAGCGATACAACAGGTAGTCCGATCGCATAAATTCAGTTTTCGTAATAACGAAAgcattaatttctttttatgcgTTTAGAGCATTTTGCGAAGCGGCAAAGCAAATTACCTTGCGAAAGAAGATATTGATCCTAAAAGCGAAGATCAAGTAGATCTAGGAGTTCTGCTAATAAGAAAAGTGCTCGCAAAAATGGCCGAGTCATCAATTGATGATTACCTCGTAGGGGACGTACAGGAGCCAAACGCCCAGCTGAAGATCCAGACACTATCATCTGTTTGTATCGCCCTTGCCGACTTCTGTGTCGCCGATAATGCTACCACAAGTGTAATAGCGGCCAAACGCTTAGTCGGTCTGTACGAGATGCAAACCCGTTTCGATTCACTCCTCAGTGAAGTGGGAAAAGGCAAGGGAAAAGGCAAGGCTCCTAAAAGAACGAAGAAAGGGCAAGAAAACTCTATCGATGAATTGCCAATAACAGATGACACTCCGAAAGCACCAATGAAGATCTTTGAAAAGTGCACTCCCAGTCTCCAAAGCATTTCTGTGTTTATGGGATATCTAAAGAACAGCACTGAAACTACTGCTAGCAACGAAGAAGAGacatttgcttttttaaaaccaCAGATTGGACTACGACTTTGGTTCGCTCAATCAGCATTCAGTAAATATCAGGCGTTTTGCAACACCAAAGACATCGAGGGACTTAGCTCAGAGAGCGTAACGAAATTTAGTGGCACTATTGCATGTGCTCTATTGCTCCATTGCCAGAACACACGACAGGTAGTGGACGATCGCTCTTCAGCCATGTACTGCACGGCTTTAAAATGCCTTCACGACATTATTCTTGGCTTTTGTAAGCATAATCCTACCAAGCTAAGTCGCTTGTTAACGGCGATGGATGAAGTGGAAAGACCAGCAGCTGGAATCCCTTTGGAAAATCAAATTGCCAAAACCTTGAAGCACTTTAAAGATTTGTTAAATCATTTGTTATcaggaagagaaaatgaagatcTCGTCACGAAAGCAGTCTTACCCATTGTCGGAACTTTAACCGTGCTATCAGATCAGTTAAATCCAGCCGGTGATGAATATACAAAGCTGTCTAATTGGACGCATGATCTGTGCAAAAATGTTGAATGCAGAGAATCTTCTATTGCGAAACCTCTTATTAATCTTCTTGCCCACTTAAGCATGGCATCAGATTCAAGCCCAAGCATTTTGGAGGAATTAGCTAAAGAAGTTCGTCTTGCCATTGGCGCATTAGACGAGGAAAACTTGTCCACTAcagaaacaaacaagttgGCAACTATCAATGAAGAAACGGCCGCTGTTGTCCTTAGTGTGTTAACAGCACGGTTAGAGCAACTTATCCAGGTTGTTGAATGGGCTTTACCTAGAATTGGTATTCTCGAGCGTGGTGATGCATCACCTTTGGTTGAACAATCCATTAACACACGTCTGAAACTAATAGCTGTTGCGCTTAGCCATCTCGTTCTTGCGGACATTAGCCCTGGTCCCAATTCGGAGCTCATTCTCAAGTTAGCCATCTCGTTTTATACGGTACTAGCTTTTCCCGATCAAGCTTTATTGATATATTTTTTcgaactatttttatttcacctTCAAAAATATTATGCAGACGATGGGACGCGTcgcgaaaaagcaaaaatctgTTCTTCCGAGTTTCCGAACTTTGGTTAGGGCGACTGCACTTCAGTTGACGAAGAACCTCAACACTTTTATTGCACATCTTGACGAAAAGCAGATCCATGAGAAAGGTGTCAAACGTAAAAAAGGGGACAAAGAAGTGGCTCCAAGAATGGACAGATCTGCACGATCTATCCCACAACTGATTTACGCCATAGAGCAATACAACCAAGCCATTTTAGGCGTCAGCAAACGCACAAAGGAGGATCTATCATTTGGGTCCAAGCTGGGCACGACAAGGGACTTCAGAATCAAAGCCGATAAAGTCAACGTAATGCCGATTTTCTGTTCTATATTGCGCTAATTTAATTTCCCTATTATTATTTGATACTCACAGGAAGCCTTGGAAGGAAACACACATAGCACAGAATCAGAATCAGAATCAGAGGATGACGAGATGGAAGCAAGCAATAGTTTAAATAGAACGGCCCAAACTGAAAGTCGCGTAAGAGGTACAGCGCGACGCTCGCGTGGACGAGGCCGTGGAAAATTCACCTCTGTTGGCAAGGCGAACACGTCccaaaagtaattttttacaTCTGTATATCTAGTAGCATATCCGGGTTTTTAGTTGCATTTatagtttgtttagtttttttgtccATTATtctcgatttttatttatacggAAGTTTCTGGCGCATTAGCCcaacaattttatttcttcaatTGCCGTTTCATTACACAGTTTCAATGCATTTTCTGAAACGTGTTTGAAAGCTATGAGGGCGTAGCAACGAGGAGATGTCACGGGCGAAAATATTCGAACCAGGAATGAATGGCTTACAACTTCCTATAGGATTTAAAATGATTGGTTAAGTATAAATGTAATCCGAGCTAAAGTCCACCAACTACCTGCTCTGTAAGGTACGCCAATCGGTCCAGCAAAATTATGTGCTCGACTAAACTGGCCAACAGTAAACGAAGCTGGAAGAAGGCATACAAGTTCCTACGTTTATCACCACCATAACGAGTCAGGTATGTCTCAATTTCATCATCTGTCAACTAAATGAGGTTTTCATTAACTTTTGATAATTCACTTACGTTTTTTGTGCCTCTTACCTCTAAATTCAACTTCAATTTTGTAGTTGCCCACCGAAGATACTCCCGGAAACTACCGACAGGCTTACGCAGTCGTCCCACTTGAAATTCAATTGGAGGTGTTGAGGGGAACTTTTCTTCGAGGATAACTTGTAACAGTGAGCGATAGAAAAGTACCTCCGATTGCacctaaatttaaaaaataataatcaaaccATTCACTATAATGAACAAAGGAAACAgcaaaagggcaaaaaaaaaaccgtgcATACCTGTTTATTAGTGGCGTATCGTTCTAGTGGCTGCGAAGAGACCATTCGGGCATTTCGTCCCAAAGCAAAGCTTTTGGATTTGAGGTAGCTGCTTAGAGGAAACCCAGGTTCCTGCCCGTTGTTACTCTTGTCGAATATCTCATCCAAGAGATGATAACAGCAACCAACGTTGCACAAGAAGCGCGACTCAGGTGAGTTGACGAAGAGTTGCACAGAAGTTGAAGCCAAATTGCCGCAAGTGTGAAGACCTATTAAGCCAACGTGGCTAAACGACTGTTGAAAGTGTTGACTGCATTCTTCAATAAGTGGGCGGATGTCGAAATTGTTTGACAAGTACAGCGTAGAGCGCCGAAATCTCACTGACAGATCAATCTCTTCTTCATCTGTAAGACGTGCTTTTTTGACATGGCTTTTAAAAGTCTTTTGAAGCATTGATTGCCTTCCTGCTTCAACATGTGCGTTGAAACCGGCAGCATCAATACCCGAGACGTACAATCCATGGTTTAACGACAGCATTGATGCCAGCGCTCCTTTTCCGCAGCCGAGATCGACAATCAACTTGCTGGCAGTAAAGTTAGCAAAGGAAGCTACAGTGTCGCAAAGCGCTCCAACCTCGTGACATTTTTTTACCGTCATGAACTTATCAAAGTGTATCTGTGAACTTAAGGGTTTGATATCCATGCTCTTCCAAACGGACGGGAGATCGTCAAGAACGTTTAAAGATTCCAAATTATGCTTATTGATATCTTCCATTAGCTGCAGTAAGCTTGGAGAAATATGACTTGGCTTGCTAACAGAAATGTTCAGGTAATCATTAGGAAGCTCTGTTATCTCAGTATCATTCATAACCATCAATTCAGCCTGCAATTCACTCTTCAATTTTCCCCATACTTCCTCAGTGTAGAAGTGGACCATATGTGTATTGAGAATTGGAAGAAATGATTCCAGAAATGATGATAGCTTTTCCAAGGCACTTCGAATAGTTGCATGTCTTGTCTCCATTTTAATAATGTGGgttcaaaaattgaattgacCTTTAGCAGAGTAACTTGCATCAACTTTAAGGATGGCACAGCAGTGTTTGAATTTGGCTCGTATCTCTTGCAGTAAAGCAATAATATCTTGACTTTTTGGATTGTCTTGTGGAAAACAGTCCAACAACTTCAGCAACTTTTTCAGTGCTTTGACAGATTTTGGATTAGTTTTTCCTTGCTGTTCTCTTAGCCTGCTCTGATTGACTTCATCAACAAATTCAGGGTTTAATGAATTTGGGCACAACTCCAACAGGTGATGTAAAGTTTGTGTAAAATCGCACTCGTTCTCTGACAATAAGGCTATCCAACCCTTAGCAAACCCACGGTAGTAAAAAATTTCCGAGCCGATTTCGGCACCTTTCTGATTGCCGAGATCAAAGCCTTCTTGAAATCCAACTGTTTCTCCGTGAACCAGTCCTTCTTTATAAGCTTTGTTCACAAAATTATCTTCAGATAACACTAAAGAATCAAACGCATCTTGGATATCGAAGTCGCTGACTGCTGCTGTGTTTACCGCCATGATGAACCTTTATGGTTCATTTTGAGTCATACTGCACATTAAAGAATTCGATATCTAATAATCTGATCTACAAAGTAAAATACACATTCACGTTTTAGGATGAAATGTTTAGCAGCCGACAAATAGGAAACTATTGGGATCCGTGGGGAAACCGGGTAAAAGCAAACTAGGGCTGAGCACCAAGTGGGGTGAAGCAAAACCCAGTTTAATCACGAATCGCCGACTTGCAAACCGGGTTTCAAACCTCGATCGAATCtccattgatttttttctcgttgattaTCGATTGCTTATGATAGAGTTAAATGACCCGATGTCACAACCCGATCATAACCTGATGACGCacgtgttgaaaaaaattgtagcCCCATAACACGGCCGACGCATCCCGAAAGTCACAATAACCCGCCCCATCAACACGAGGCTGAACTGTACACATAGGGGCAGACTTGATGCATACTTTCGGTTGTTTACCAGAGAAGAATGGGAGATGGGTAGCTCTATCTAAAAAACGTGGGCAATTTTTTGACACTTTTTGGCTGACAGTAGCGCCATCTTACAACTGGGACGAACGTCTTTGTACATTATCCACCCTTTTTGTAACCTCAGAAGCGCAATttggggaatttttttaatttttggaacGTGAGAGGATAAAATTTAGTTAAAGACTAAATCGCAAATAACctgaacaaacaaaatttaaaacatacaATATAATCGATGTACTGCTTCTTCTAGGCGCTAGAGGACGGCGatgttctttaaatttttctccCTATGGTATTGGCCATCTCCCTTTCATCTCTAGTGTGGTTGTTACCCTATTGGCGACTTTGTTTCCACTGTTTTGCAGACCACTTGCTTGCTCAATTAATCGTCGCCTGTCAGTAAGTTCATTCAAACTTAATCTTGCGTTTCTGCGATTGTGTATTGTTCGTTATTATCCAACACTGGCAGAATCCGTGATTTGCTCTCTTAAAAGTAATATGGATGCGTCCTCGTATTCGTACGAGGGCGACGTCTGTATACATACCGATCCTGCAACAGGGTACCAATATCAGTGGAATaccgaagaaaagaaatgggagCCAAAGACCAGTACCGAAACCCAGGTCGTTGCTAATGCCAGTACCGAACCGAAATATGAAATAGTGGGAAATACTTATGTGTACAAAGATGAAAATGGAAGGCTTCTTGAATGGGATCTATCAGCTAAGGAATGGAAACCAAAGATTgtgacaaaagcaaaaaggatTGCAAAAAATCCAGATGAAGAGTTTGATTCTTCAGATGCAAGTGATGAAGAGAAATTGCTGGAACAAAAACGAAGTGTTATCAGCCATCATGTGTGTGTGAATAGCAATGGAGTTAGAACCTACACTGACCCTTCAGATGGGACTATTTTTGAATGGGATGAAGATAAAAAGGCTTGGTTTCCAAAATTAGATGAAGAATTTATTGCTCGATATCAGTTAAGTTATGGTGGGAATGCAATTGCAGAGCCGGAACCAGTACCAGTACCAGAAccacacacgaaaaagaaagaaccacagccaaaattagaaaagaaacaagccaGTGAGCCAAATTGGTTTGAAGTTGATCAAACTAAGAACACTAAGGTCTATGTCACTAATCTTCCCTCCGACATAAGTGAAGAAGAAGTGGTTGAGTTCATGCAAAAGTGTGGAATGGTTGAAAAAGACTTGGAAAGTGGAAAGCATAAAATAAAGCTCTACAGAGATGAAAATGGGCAGGTGAAAGGAGATGCCCTCTGCACATACATCAAGGTAAGtttgaaattaattttttctgtgtgttaAAGCAATTCATTGCAAAATTTGGGCTGGGGTTGCTTTAGTCAGAGGCAGCTCACATATATAGTGAAGGTTTCTGCATTAAATATGCTGAGATAAGTAAAtagtgttttttaaattttatagaACAAATATTTACCTTGTGCACAGCTTATGGTTCCATTTATGACCTTGTTCAGGATCCATGTAAACACAGTGCCATTCGCGTAATCTCCCTTCGCTTAATTCACCAAAACCCAGAAAGTTCATAGGTTGTCCAGTTGCTCCCCAAAGCCACCGCTGGCCGCTCCAATCATACAGCCCTCCGATCCAGCGCTCCAGTCGAGCTTTTTTTGATGAAAAagttaaaacataaaatattaataatCAACAAGCATAGCTTACCAAATTCTGGACGAGAGAGATAAGTTTGAATTGTGCCGTCTTCCCAGCGACTATCAAGTACTGCTAACTGAGCTCCATGATCGCGACATGCAAAATGTGCATTCTGCCAACTTGCGATGTAGGAACTAAAATAATAGCACCCATTACCGAGACGAACAAAGTCAGCAGGGCAAAAGTAACGAGGTCTGACGAGGGACTCTGCAACCATCACAATAAGAAAATGCGTattaacttgaaaaaaaaaaagaacttaaatTTAGCACACTGTGAGCCAACTCTTTAAACTCTACCTGATCCACGAGCTAGAAAAAtaaccaacaacaaaacgatCCGTTGCATTTTCTAAAGAAGCCTTCTGAAGgattcaaattattttggtAGCGAAGTGTCAGAATCGCGTGCACTTTCTTAGGTTGCTTTGACGTCGTAGCGCCGAGTTAGGTCCGTGGCAATGCATGTCATTTTCTGGTTGTGTTCTTGAATgaccccaaaaagaaaaaatcttgcTCATGAATGGCTAACGGACTGGTTCTCCCTTCAGGTCGAGGCCATAAGGCACCAAACAGAACTTGATACGTTTTAATCGGGAGGCCTTTTATCTGATTCTTACAAATCCATCTCATCTTTCATAAGTTCTAGTTTGATATATCTACCAGTTAGCTGACAAGCAACCCTTTTgttgacatttttcgtttttgtttaggTTGAATCAGTAGACCTTGCTTTGAGGATTTTAGACGGGAGCGTTCTTAAAGGCAACACTGTTGGTGTTGAACGCGCCAAGTTTATGCTCAAAGGGGACTATGACCCAACGAAAAAGCCACGGAAGCGTAAGAAGAAGGATGTAGAAAAGTTGA
The window above is part of the Daphnia carinata strain CSIRO-1 chromosome 7, CSIRO_AGI_Dcar_HiC_V3, whole genome shotgun sequence genome. Proteins encoded here:
- the LOC130699289 gene encoding Fanconi anemia group I protein-like isoform X1, which gives rise to MAVDVVRKLSKLLLSNNSQQQKEILQQTIDTLSREDILRAVPDVVHSNGAPNLIRLVLEGLSNSTHHRDNLTLNVMKSILTELCDSEAVPENCAVDIVHLMSLNSHDLSSNNLAELVQLCLSFIQKGKNLRGKWLSLFPMIFSELAKQSRVTLDSNTVTGAEYCDGVISSLCDIEIAVDDAVAFTAVLRELRIPATIVHKFVLKLCAIIPDMEPQEVPPFVYQLLFLCYQSDHLVPMEHLAKYFEVKLSRYGQSANLSSRGESMEINCDIETGSTKEISQAKATSIFHISRAAATGHPLGKEFVKFLRSRVDVPELVLVPFILEVALSLGALPQLRDIIGLLRKLVQRLLRSNERLRHSAWMRDLMLGKQIDVQKMFDTIMQQGTSEGDNIVKGFELLAFDLLEIRNAGGFGRPTVAGPSIGNASSSSGTTSGTVTEQCWHIGAHILLQMIRKFPDSAPLIVKKLAERLQDVSNDLQYITTICMMVQHNPLSMLECKASFTMLLYSMEYRGLVSAKRLYAGISPLFRSSGALRDSAFLVLRKLLHSCLEEVRQVAVVGFLEILKNFRFYIPTMGSSLSQTSISSQATVDVHHSQTSNSNRAFCSELLKLLQCALSQQASVRLTLYQNLPEVVSRNPELLPECIKMLRCHLKFFIDTEAIIQVDMCITKDGHNSHVIEPLGHLIQAIQQSILRSGKANYLAKEDIDPKSEDQVDLGVLLIRKVLAKMAESSIDDYLVGDVQEPNAQLKIQTLSSVCIALADFCVADNATTSVIAAKRLVGLYEMQTRFDSLLSEVGKGKGKGKAPKRTKKGQENSIDELPITDDTPKAPMKIFEKCTPSLQSISVFMGYLKNSTETTASNEEETFAFLKPQIGLRLWFAQSAFSKYQAFCNTKDIEGLSSESVTKFSGTIACALLLHCQNTRQVVDDRSSAMYCTALKCLHDIILGFCKHNPTKLSRLLTAMDEVERPAAGIPLENQIAKTLKHFKDLLNHLLSGRENEDLVTKAVLPIVGTLTVLSDQLNPAGDEYTKLSNWTHDLCKNVECRESSIAKPLINLLAHLSMASDSSPSILEELAKEVRLAIGALDEENLSTTETNKLATINEETAAVVLSVLTARLEQLIQVVEWALPRIGILERGDASPLVEQSINTRLKLIAVALSHLVLADISPGPNSELILKLAISFYTTMGRVAKKQKSVLPSFRTLVRATALQLTKNLNTFIAHLDEKQIHEKGVKRKKGDKEVAPRMDRSARSIPQLIYAIEQYNQAILGVSKRTKEDLSFGSKLGTTRDFRIKADKVNEALEGNTHSTESESESEDDEMEASNSLNRTAQTESRVRGTARRSRGRGRGKFTSVGKANTSQK
- the LOC130699303 gene encoding protein LTO1 homolog; this translates as MAVNTAAVSDFDIQDAFDSLVLSEDNFVNKAYKEGLVHGETVGFQEGFDLGNQKGAEIGSEIFYYRGFAKGWIALLSENECDFTQTLHHLLELCPNSLNPEFVDEVNQSRLREQQGKTNPKSVKALKKLLKLLDCFPQDNPKSQDIIALLQEIRAKFKHCCAILKVDASYSAKGQFNF
- the LOC130699408 gene encoding C-type lectin domain family 10 member A-like, coding for MQRIVLLLVIFLARGSESLVRPRYFCPADFVRLGNGCYYFSSYIASWQNAHFACRDHGAQLAVLDSRWEDGTIQTYLSRPEFARLERWIGGLYDWSGQRWLWGATGQPMNFLGFGELSEGRLREWHCVYMDPEQGHKWNHKLCTRNLHYICELPLTKATPAQILQ
- the LOC130699294 gene encoding probable methyltransferase-like protein 25 → METRHATIRSALEKLSSFLESFLPILNTHMVHFYTEEVWGKLKSELQAELMVMNDTEITELPNDYLNISVSKPSHISPSLLQLMEDINKHNLESLNVLDDLPSVWKSMDIKPLSSQIHFDKFMTVKKCHEVGALCDTVASFANFTASKLIVDLGCGKGALASMLSLNHGLYVSGIDAAGFNAHVEAGRQSMLQKTFKSHVKKARLTDEEEIDLSVRFRRSTLYLSNNFDIRPLIEECSQHFQQSFSHVGLIGLHTCGNLASTSVQLFVNSPESRFLCNVGCCYHLLDEIFDKSNNGQEPGFPLSSYLKSKSFALGRNARMVSSQPLERYATNKQVQSEVLFYRSLLQVILEEKFPSTPPIEFQVGRLRKPVGSFREYLRWATTKLKLNLELTDDEIETYLTRYGGDKRRNLYAFFQLRLLLASLVEHIILLDRLAYLTEQEVVSHSFLVRIFSPVTSPRCYALIAFKHVSENALKLCNETAIEEIKLLG
- the LOC130699407 gene encoding HIV Tat-specific factor 1 homolog, translated to MDASSYSYEGDVCIHTDPATGYQYQWNTEEKKWEPKTSTETQVVANASTEPKYEIVGNTYVYKDENGRLLEWDLSAKEWKPKIVTKAKRIAKNPDEEFDSSDASDEEKLLEQKRSVISHHVCVNSNGVRTYTDPSDGTIFEWDEDKKAWFPKLDEEFIARYQLSYGGNAIAEPEPVPVPEPHTKKKEPQPKLEKKQASEPNWFEVDQTKNTKVYVTNLPSDISEEEVVEFMQKCGMVEKDLESGKHKIKLYRDENGQVKGDALCTYIKVESVDLALRILDGSVLKGNTVGVERAKFMLKGDYDPTKKPRKRKKKDVEKLKRKQEKLFDWRPDKLRGERSRNENVVVLKRLFKPEEFDVNPAMLLEYQRDLREECAKFGHVKRVIIFDRNEEGAAQIFFKTPEEADRCIEVLHGRWFAGQKITAETWDGQTKYRKDETEEEKSARLKKWSEFLTKEEQEESDD
- the LOC130699289 gene encoding Fanconi anemia group I protein-like isoform X2, which gives rise to MAVDVVRKLSKLLLSNNSQQQKEILQQTIDTLSREDILRAVPDVVHSNGAPNLIRLVLEGLSNSTHHRDNLTLNVMKSILTELCDSEAVPENCAVDIVHLMSLNSHDLSSNNLAELVQLCLSFIQKGKNLRGKWLSLFPMIFSELAKQSRVTLDSNTVTGAEYCDGVISSLCDIEIAVDDAVAFTAVLRELRIPATIVHKFVLKLCAIIPDMEPQEVPPFVYQLLFLCYQSDHLVPMEHLAKYFEVKLSRYGQSANLSSRGESMEINCDIETGSTKEISQAKATSIFHISRAAATGHPLGKEFVKFLRSRVDVPELVLVPFILEVALSLGALPQLRDIIGLLRKLVQRLLRSNERLRHSAWMRDLMLGKQIDVQKMFDTIMQQGTSEGDNIVKGFELLAFDLLEIRNAGGFGRPTVAGPSIGNASSSSGTTSGTVTEQCWHIGAHILLQMIRKFPDSAPLIVKKLAERLQDVSNDLQYITTICMMVQHNPLSMLECKASFTMLLYSMEYRGLVSAKRLYAGISPLFRSSGALRDSAFLVLRKLLHSCLEEVRQVAVVGFLEILKNFRFYIPTMGSSLSQTSISSQATVDVHHSQTSNSNRAFCSELLKLLQCALSQQASVRLTLYQNLPEVVSRNPELLPECIKMLRCHLKFFIDTEAIIQVDMCITKDGHNSHVIEPLGHLIQAIQQSILRSGKANYLAKEDIDPKSEDQVDLGVLLIRKVLAKMAESSIDDYLVGDVQEPNAQLKIQTLSSVCIALADFCVADNATTSVIAAKRLVGLYEMQTRFDSLLSEVGKGKGKGKAPKRTKKGQENSIDELPITDDTPKAPMKIFEKCTPSLQSISVFMGYLKNSTETTASNEEETFAFLKPQIGLRLWFAQSAFSKYQAFCNTKDIEGLSSESVTKFSGTIACALLLHCQNTRQVVDDRSSAMYCTALKCLHDIILGFCKHNPTKLSRLLTAMDEVERPAAGIPLENQIAKTLKHFKDLLNHLLSGRENEDLVTKAVLPIVGTLTVLSDQLNPAGDEYTKLSNWTHDLCKNVECRESSIAKPLINLLAHLSMASDSSPSILEELGTGDRQERLKIPNYAY